The following coding sequences are from one Mustela lutreola isolate mMusLut2 chromosome 5, mMusLut2.pri, whole genome shotgun sequence window:
- the LOC131831222 gene encoding olfactory receptor 2M3-like, with protein sequence MACENQTFNSGFILLGIFSNSPTHIFLFSLVLGIFTVAFTGNVVMVLLIYLDNQLHTSMYFLLSQLSLMDLMLICTTVPKMAFNYLSGKKSISLAGCGVQIFLYVSLLGAECFLLAAMAYDRYVAICHPLRYSVLMSQKICGLMAGSSWILGSLDGTVEVAVALSFSYCRAWDIPHFFCDVPALLTLSCTNTLLFEKMIFICCVIMLLFPVAVIIASYVRVIVAVIHMASEEGRRKAFATCSSHLIVVGMYYGAAMFIYMRPTSDRSPTQDKMVSVFYTILTPMLNPLIYSLRNKEVARAFMKLSRKGKSGKQIAR encoded by the coding sequence ATGGCATGTGAGAATCAGACCTTCAATTCAGGCTTCATCCTGCTGGGAATCTTCAGTAACAGCCCCACTCacatcttcctcttctctctggtcTTGGGCATCTTCACAGTGGCCTTCACTGGGAACGTTGTTATGGTTCTTCTCATCTACCTAGACAACCAGCTTCACACATCCATGTATTTCCTCCTCAGCCAACTATCCCTCATGGACCTCATGCTCATTTGCACCACTGTACCCAAGATGGCCTTCAATTACTTGTCAGGCAAGAAGTCCATTTCTTTGGCTGGTTGTGGAGTTCAGATATTCTTATATGTGTCTCTGCTTGGAGCAGAATGTTTCCTGTTAGCTGCCATGGCCTATGACCGTTATGTTGCCATTTGTCACCCATTACGATATTCAGTTCTCATGAGCCAGAAAATCTGTGGTCTCATGGCAGGTTCTTCATGGATTCTTGGCTCCCTTGATGGTACAGTTGAAGTTGCAGTTGCATTATCATTCTCATATTGTAGAGCCTGGGATATACCCCACTTTTTCTGTGATGTCCCTGCCCTTCTCACTCTCTCATGCACCAACACATTGTTATTTGAAAAGATGATATTTATCTGTTGTGTTATTATGCTTCTTTTCCCTGTAGCAGTAATTATTGCTTCCTATGTTCGTGTTATTGTGGCTGTCATTCACATGGCCTCTGAGGAGGGTCGCCGAAAAGCTTTTGCCACCTGCTCCTCTCACCTCATTGTGGTGGGAATGTACTATGGAGCAGCCATGTTCATATACATGCGGCCCACTTCAGATCGTTCCCCCACCCAGGACAAGATGGTGTCTGTCTTCTATACCATTCTTACTCCCATGCTGAATCCCCTCATCTACAGCCTTCGCAACAAAGAAGTAGCCAGAGCATTCATGAAGCTGTCAAGGAAGGGTAAGTCTGGAAAGCAAATTGCCCGAtaa